Part of the Nitrospinota bacterium genome is shown below.
CAGAAAAAGACGCCATAATCAGCGACCGGCTCAACCATGCAAGCATCATAGATGGAGTACGCCTTTGCAAGGCCAATCGATTTCGCTACAACAATGCTGACATGGATCACCTGGAAACCCAGTTGAAAAGGGCTCAGAAATACCGGCACCGAATTATAGCAACCGATGGGGTTTTCAGCATGGATGGAACTGTCGCGCCGTTGAAAGAGATTTGCGACCTTGCCGACATGTATGACTCTAAAGTCATGGTCGATGATTCACATGCTACAGGTTTTTTCGGGAATACGGGTCGAGGCAGTGTAGAATATAAAAATGTTATGGGGCGTGTGGATATTATCACCTCAACCTTTGGGAAAGCACTGGGAGGAGCCTCGGGTGGATTCACAAGTGGACGCAAAGAAATCATAGACCTTTTGCGCCAACGCTCACGGCCTTATTTGTTTTCAAACAGCCTGTCTCCTGTAATCACAGCCACCACAA
Proteins encoded:
- a CDS encoding aminotransferase class I/II-fold pyridoxal phosphate-dependent enzyme, with amino-acid sequence EKDAIISDRLNHASIIDGVRLCKANRFRYNNADMDHLETQLKRAQKYRHRIIATDGVFSMDGTVAPLKEICDLADMYDSKVMVDDSHATGFFGNTGRGSVEYKNVMGRVDIITSTFGKALGGASGGFTSGRKEIIDLLRQRSRPYLFSNSLSPVITATTIKAIDLISRSLSLIHKLRDNVKYFRTSISEVGFEIRSGDHPITPIMIGDASAAKNMAEQLLEEGIYVIGFSYPVVPKDTARIRIQISAAHEIEDLDKAISAFRKVKSSSFE